One window of Vicinamibacterales bacterium genomic DNA carries:
- a CDS encoding serine/threonine-protein kinase, whose product MNPKVVARRLPTPHTPPSGQSSVSMPDDVVSEQVRRIVLFSGVSAFMWSFGLVMDGFVLPATVGITPSPWGLAIEAVAVTLTLAAFLFLRFVHMTAHAKCGAGLWMLLLNASLISFLEIWNIDMIAHAIGHPSWIAILILSSAMIMPSTPRRTLVGSLIAAAMGPAAMWIAHLSGLPAPPVATTLVLYLPNVIWAVVATLPSAMFQRMGRQLREARELGNYELIELLGEGGMGSVWRARHRMLARDAAVKLVRPEAMGDTEPAAQAQLRRFEREAQATALLTSPHSIRLFDYGAADDGSFYYVMELLEGRDLESLVRQFGPLPAERVMYLLEQVCHSLAEAHDRGLVHRDVKPANIFLCRMGRDFDVVKVLDFGLVQFRKADPALAVTETLITAQNLIGTPAYMAPEVILGRHDVDRRADVYAIGCVAFYLLTGTRVFPDGTQMQALIDHVHAAPVAPSARLQGSLPREVDDLILSCLRKDPAERPQDAGELLASIRQSQLSRGWSNDHARAWWTARLPELAGPLA is encoded by the coding sequence ATGAATCCCAAGGTTGTCGCCCGGCGGCTGCCGACGCCGCACACGCCGCCCAGCGGCCAGTCGTCCGTCTCCATGCCGGACGATGTGGTGTCCGAACAGGTGCGGCGCATCGTGCTGTTCAGCGGCGTGAGCGCGTTCATGTGGTCGTTCGGCCTCGTGATGGACGGATTCGTGCTGCCCGCGACTGTCGGCATTACGCCCTCCCCGTGGGGTCTTGCGATCGAGGCGGTCGCCGTGACCCTGACGCTGGCCGCCTTCCTCTTCCTGCGCTTCGTCCACATGACGGCGCACGCGAAGTGCGGCGCCGGCCTGTGGATGCTCCTGCTCAATGCGTCGCTGATTTCCTTCCTCGAGATCTGGAATATCGACATGATCGCGCACGCCATAGGCCATCCGTCGTGGATCGCGATCCTCATCCTGTCGTCGGCGATGATCATGCCGAGCACGCCGAGGCGGACCCTGGTCGGTTCGTTGATTGCCGCGGCGATGGGGCCCGCCGCCATGTGGATCGCGCATTTGAGCGGCCTGCCCGCGCCTCCCGTGGCCACGACCCTGGTGCTGTATCTGCCGAACGTCATCTGGGCCGTCGTCGCGACCTTGCCATCGGCCATGTTTCAGCGCATGGGCCGGCAGCTGCGCGAAGCCCGCGAGCTGGGCAACTACGAGCTGATCGAGCTGTTGGGCGAAGGCGGCATGGGCTCGGTGTGGCGCGCGCGGCACCGGATGCTGGCCCGCGACGCCGCCGTGAAGCTGGTGCGGCCCGAGGCCATGGGCGACACCGAGCCGGCCGCGCAAGCCCAGCTCCGGCGGTTCGAGCGCGAGGCGCAGGCCACCGCGTTGCTCACATCGCCGCATTCGATTCGCCTGTTCGACTACGGCGCGGCGGATGACGGGAGCTTCTACTACGTGATGGAACTGCTCGAGGGGCGCGATCTCGAGTCGCTGGTCAGGCAGTTTGGACCGCTGCCCGCCGAACGGGTGATGTATCTGCTCGAACAGGTGTGCCACTCGCTGGCCGAGGCACACGATCGCGGGCTGGTGCACCGCGACGTCAAGCCGGCGAACATCTTCTTGTGCCGCATGGGCCGCGACTTCGACGTCGTGAAGGTGTTGGACTTCGGCCTGGTCCAGTTCCGCAAGGCCGATCCGGCGCTGGCCGTGACCGAAACGCTGATCACCGCCCAGAACTTGATCGGGACCCCGGCATACATGGCGCCGGAAGTGATCCTCGGCCGGCACGACGTGGACCGCCGCGCCGACGTGTATGCCATCGGCTGCGTGGCCTTCTACCTGCTCACCGGGACCCGCGTGTTCCCGGACGGCACCCAGATGCAGGCGCTGATCGATCACGTGCACGCGGCGCCGGTGGCGCCGTCGGCGCGGCTGCAGGGCAGCCTGCCGCGCGAGGTGGACGACCTGATCCTGTCGTGCCTGCGCAAGGACCCCGCCGAACGCCCGCAGGATGCCGGCGAACTGCTGGCTTCCATCAGGCAGTCCCAGCTGTCCCGCGGCTGGTCGAACGACCACGCCCGCGCCTGGTGGACGGCCAGGCTCCCGGAACTGGCCGGCCCTCTTGCGTAG
- a CDS encoding tetratricopeptide repeat protein — protein sequence MTAPRLALAILLVLSVQSSAMAQTSPKAAMLEQEAWSALTAGKAAAAEQAFREAITLDPKNARLHMGLGTAAFVLRRDADAKASLEQALALSPTLTRARAQLAQVAKRQGDIQEAIRLYEQVATEVPDDAGVRDTLERWKREFDLHERMRLTVGDHFTVRFEGPEDAALAARALESLDRAFWRISDVFGTFPTKTVPVVLYSGEQFRDITRSPQWAAGAFDGTIRVPMRGAIEQGEDLDRVLAHEFAHALIRSLATRNLPTWLNEGLASVLESDSLGWAEDRVSKAASVPSLTVLSGAFSKLSGAEAQVAYAASALAARRLLDEAGGAAVANLLRDLGEGIDFETAFLHRIQKSFADFQASLGM from the coding sequence GTGACCGCGCCCCGTCTGGCCTTGGCGATCCTTCTGGTCCTTTCGGTCCAGTCGTCAGCCATGGCGCAAACCAGCCCGAAGGCGGCGATGCTCGAGCAGGAGGCCTGGAGCGCGCTCACTGCCGGCAAGGCCGCGGCCGCCGAGCAGGCGTTCCGTGAGGCCATCACCCTCGATCCCAAGAATGCCCGGCTCCACATGGGCCTCGGCACCGCGGCGTTCGTGCTTCGCCGCGACGCCGACGCCAAGGCATCCCTTGAACAGGCGCTGGCGCTGTCGCCGACGCTGACGCGCGCCCGCGCGCAACTGGCGCAGGTGGCCAAGCGGCAGGGTGACATCCAGGAAGCCATCCGGCTCTACGAGCAGGTGGCGACCGAGGTCCCGGATGACGCCGGCGTGCGCGACACCCTGGAGCGATGGAAGCGGGAGTTCGATCTGCACGAGCGGATGCGGCTCACCGTTGGCGATCACTTCACGGTGAGGTTCGAAGGCCCGGAAGACGCGGCCCTGGCGGCCAGGGCACTCGAGTCACTCGACCGCGCGTTCTGGCGCATCTCGGATGTGTTCGGGACGTTCCCGACCAAGACCGTGCCGGTGGTGCTCTACAGCGGCGAGCAGTTCCGCGACATCACGCGGTCGCCGCAGTGGGCCGCCGGCGCCTTCGACGGCACCATCCGCGTGCCGATGCGCGGTGCGATCGAACAGGGCGAGGACCTCGACCGGGTGCTGGCCCACGAGTTTGCCCACGCGCTGATTCGATCGCTGGCCACGCGCAACCTGCCGACGTGGCTGAACGAAGGCCTCGCGTCGGTGCTCGAGAGCGACAGCCTGGGCTGGGCGGAAGACCGGGTCAGCAAGGCGGCGAGCGTGCCGTCGCTCACGGTCCTGTCAGGAGCGTTCAGCAAGTTGAGCGGCGCGGAAGCCCAGGTCGCCTATGCGGCCAGCGCGCTGGCCGCGCGACGGCTGCTCGACGAAGCCGGCGGGGCCGCCGTGGCCAACCTGCTGCGCGATCTCGGCGAGGGCATCGACTTCGAGACCGCGTTCCTGCACCGCATCCAGAAGTCGTTCGCCGACTTCCAGGCGTCGCTCGGAATGTAG
- a CDS encoding aspartate kinase, translating to MKLEVWKFGGASLADGRAIQKAAAQIAAHRGPLVVVASALAGVTDLLLQATPTAGKTFRRKHHQAALAVLGRGPSLRAILQKVDASAQEYRDVCAAVDVLGYLPPRVQDMLVARGERMSAQLLAAAIARLKRRAVYVDALDVVSTDDEHGGATPKLDETRTRARKVLSPLIAANTIVVVPGYIGRATDGSLTTLGRGGSDLTATLLARSLGARQVVLWKDVPGILTADPRMVPDARLIPQLHHREAAEVAHYGAKVLHPRALIPIAGTTIALHVRSFIHPELPGTEVSARQALKGYPVKALAMLPAQAVITVAGKGMVGVHGIAARTFTAVDAEGLSVSTIFQASSESSIGFTVPESQADRAVRRLRQAFKHELEQGLIDGVTARPHMSVVAVVGDGMVGTPGISARVFAALESGGINVVAIAQGSSELNISFVVASADAAEAARRVHAAFQLSKIGGGRPLTKPHTDVVLLGFGRVGRALSDQIATKTAGDIRIVGLLDRSGYVFDSRGLSRTRLLRLARDKDAGALLASLGGHQASAAEALSVMAAHAVSHPVIVDVTSDDTGPLLQTAIDRGFDVVLANKKPLAGSREAYDRLVTASAQSGRRVRFEATVGAGLPIIDTFRKLDETGDRVLHIEGCVSGTLMFVLSEVSAGRPFSEAVREAMDRGYAEPDPRDDLSGRDAARKGLILARMLGYRGDAPVPDDLVPRPYAALSLKAFLDRLPALDAAWKARVASEAAKGRVLRYVVSATARKVTAGLMAVAASSPMGAAGGTRNLITFHSRRYQREPLVISGPGAGADVTAAGILNDIYSLGTP from the coding sequence ATGAAGCTCGAAGTCTGGAAGTTCGGCGGCGCGTCGCTCGCGGATGGACGTGCCATCCAGAAGGCCGCGGCGCAGATCGCGGCCCACCGTGGACCGCTCGTGGTGGTGGCGTCAGCACTCGCCGGCGTCACCGACCTGCTGCTGCAGGCCACGCCCACCGCTGGGAAGACTTTTCGCCGCAAGCACCATCAGGCGGCGCTGGCCGTGCTTGGCCGCGGGCCTTCGCTACGGGCGATCCTGCAAAAAGTGGACGCCTCGGCGCAGGAGTACCGCGACGTCTGCGCCGCGGTTGACGTGCTGGGCTACCTGCCGCCGCGGGTGCAGGACATGCTGGTGGCCCGTGGCGAGCGGATGTCGGCGCAGTTGCTGGCCGCCGCGATCGCCCGCCTCAAGCGCCGCGCCGTCTACGTTGACGCCCTCGACGTGGTGAGCACCGACGATGAACATGGCGGCGCCACGCCGAAGCTGGACGAGACCCGCACGCGCGCGCGGAAGGTGCTCTCCCCCCTCATCGCGGCCAACACCATCGTGGTCGTGCCCGGTTACATCGGCCGCGCGACCGACGGCAGCCTGACCACGCTGGGCCGCGGCGGCTCGGACCTCACGGCGACGCTGCTGGCCCGGTCGCTGGGCGCGCGCCAGGTGGTGTTGTGGAAGGACGTGCCGGGCATTCTCACCGCGGATCCGCGGATGGTCCCGGACGCGCGGCTCATCCCGCAACTGCACCATCGCGAGGCCGCCGAAGTGGCGCACTACGGCGCCAAGGTGCTGCACCCGCGCGCGCTCATCCCCATTGCCGGCACCACCATCGCGCTGCACGTGCGCTCGTTCATTCACCCCGAACTGCCGGGCACCGAAGTGTCGGCGCGGCAGGCGCTCAAGGGCTATCCGGTCAAGGCGCTCGCGATGCTTCCCGCGCAGGCGGTGATCACGGTGGCCGGCAAGGGCATGGTCGGCGTGCACGGCATTGCCGCGCGGACGTTCACCGCGGTGGACGCGGAGGGCCTGTCGGTTTCGACCATCTTCCAGGCGTCGTCCGAAAGCTCGATTGGCTTCACCGTGCCAGAGTCGCAGGCCGACCGCGCGGTGCGCCGGTTGCGGCAGGCGTTCAAGCACGAGCTCGAGCAGGGCTTGATCGACGGGGTCACGGCGCGTCCGCACATGTCGGTGGTCGCGGTGGTTGGTGACGGCATGGTCGGCACGCCGGGCATCTCGGCGCGGGTGTTCGCGGCCCTCGAGAGCGGCGGCATCAACGTGGTGGCCATCGCCCAGGGTTCGTCGGAGCTTAACATCTCGTTCGTGGTGGCGAGCGCCGATGCGGCCGAGGCCGCGCGCCGCGTGCACGCGGCGTTTCAGCTGTCGAAGATTGGCGGCGGGCGGCCGCTCACCAAGCCGCACACCGATGTCGTCCTGCTGGGCTTCGGCCGCGTCGGCCGTGCGCTGTCCGATCAGATCGCGACGAAGACGGCCGGCGACATCCGGATTGTCGGGCTGCTCGACCGCTCCGGCTACGTGTTCGACTCGCGCGGCTTGTCCCGCACGCGGCTGCTGCGCCTGGCCCGCGACAAGGACGCCGGCGCCCTGCTGGCGTCGCTCGGCGGCCACCAGGCGTCGGCGGCAGAGGCGCTGTCGGTGATGGCGGCCCACGCCGTCTCGCACCCGGTGATCGTGGATGTGACCAGCGACGACACCGGCCCCCTCCTGCAGACCGCGATCGACCGCGGCTTCGACGTGGTGCTCGCCAACAAGAAGCCGCTCGCCGGATCGCGCGAGGCCTACGACCGGCTCGTCACCGCCTCCGCCCAATCAGGCCGGCGCGTCCGATTCGAGGCAACGGTCGGCGCCGGGCTGCCCATCATCGACACCTTCCGCAAGCTCGATGAGACCGGCGACCGCGTCCTCCACATCGAGGGCTGCGTCAGCGGCACCTTGATGTTCGTGCTGTCGGAGGTGTCGGCGGGCCGGCCGTTTTCGGAGGCGGTCCGCGAGGCCATGGATCGCGGCTATGCGGAGCCGGATCCGCGCGACGACCTGTCGGGCCGCGATGCGGCGCGCAAGGGGCTCATCCTCGCGCGCATGCTCGGCTATCGCGGGGACGCGCCGGTGCCGGACGACCTGGTGCCGCGGCCGTACGCGGCACTCTCGCTCAAGGCGTTCCTCGACCGCCTCCCCGCGCTCGATGCGGCGTGGAAGGCGCGGGTGGCGTCAGAGGCCGCAAAGGGCCGGGTATTGCGATATGTCGTGTCGGCCACGGCGCGGAAGGTGACGGCCGGACTCATGGCAGTGGCGGCCTCGAGCCCGATGGGCGCGGCCGGCGGCACGCGCAACCTGATCACGTTCCACTCGCGGCGATATCAGCGCGAGCCGCTGGTGATCAGCGGACCGGGCGCCGGCGCGGATGTGACCGCGGCAGGCATCCTCAACGACATCTACTCGCTCGGCACGCCATGA
- the argH gene encoding argininosuccinate lyase — protein MPARTRRHLLFVALLALATVLPAADAVAQDTAKPLWSGRFDVEPNKALLAWGASFGFDKRIFEDDVTGSMAWAEALARANVLTPAEAQAIQRGLSAILERGRADAAFLSGADEDVHSFVERVLIERIGEPGRKLHTGRSRNDQVGVDMRLYVRRRIPDIQQTLVAVIDALVTQAASAGDAVMPSYTHVRRAQPVTVAHYLLAHAAALRRDVERFTVVRAEADAMPLGAGAIAGTNYAVDTAFLAAKLGFSKVVANSIDATSDRDYVSSFLHASALAMVHLSRLAEDVVLFTGEEFGFFVLSDAVATGSSLMPQKKNPDPMELVRGKAGRAIGNLTGWLATMKSLPSGYNKDLQEDKEALFDTEDTLMGSAGAAAVVVRTLTLDRARTTRGASGFLLSTDVADYLVAQGIAFRTAHEVVGGMVRKMLADGKEFETLTPAEWKAYHPAFGDGVMKVVTAQASVRAKRTPQSTNPDAVSAQLAEIQQWLSSRKAK, from the coding sequence ATGCCCGCACGCACTCGACGCCACCTCCTTTTCGTTGCCCTGCTTGCGCTGGCGACCGTCCTTCCTGCGGCAGACGCCGTCGCCCAAGACACGGCCAAGCCGCTGTGGTCGGGCCGTTTCGACGTCGAGCCCAACAAGGCGCTGCTCGCCTGGGGCGCCTCGTTCGGCTTCGACAAGCGCATCTTCGAAGACGACGTGACCGGCAGCATGGCGTGGGCGGAAGCGCTGGCCCGCGCCAACGTGCTGACGCCGGCGGAAGCGCAGGCCATTCAACGCGGCCTCTCCGCCATCCTCGAGCGCGGCCGCGCCGACGCGGCGTTCCTGTCCGGTGCGGACGAAGACGTCCACTCGTTCGTGGAGCGCGTGCTGATCGAGCGCATCGGCGAGCCGGGGCGCAAGCTGCACACCGGCCGGTCCCGCAACGACCAGGTCGGCGTCGACATGCGCCTCTACGTGCGCCGCCGCATCCCGGACATCCAGCAGACCCTGGTCGCGGTGATCGACGCGCTGGTCACGCAAGCGGCATCCGCAGGCGACGCGGTGATGCCGTCGTACACGCATGTGCGGCGCGCGCAGCCGGTGACGGTGGCGCACTACCTGCTCGCCCATGCCGCGGCGCTGCGGCGTGACGTGGAGCGCTTTACCGTGGTGCGCGCCGAGGCCGACGCCATGCCGCTCGGCGCCGGCGCGATTGCCGGCACCAACTACGCCGTCGACACCGCGTTTCTCGCCGCCAAGCTCGGTTTCTCGAAGGTGGTGGCCAACAGCATCGACGCCACGTCGGACCGCGACTACGTCAGCAGCTTCCTGCATGCCTCGGCGCTCGCCATGGTGCACCTGAGCCGCCTGGCCGAAGACGTGGTCCTGTTCACCGGCGAGGAATTCGGCTTCTTCGTGCTCTCCGACGCCGTCGCCACGGGCAGCAGCCTGATGCCGCAGAAGAAGAACCCGGACCCGATGGAACTGGTGCGCGGCAAGGCCGGGCGCGCCATCGGCAACCTCACCGGCTGGCTGGCCACCATGAAGAGCCTGCCGAGCGGCTACAACAAGGATCTGCAGGAAGACAAGGAAGCGCTGTTCGACACCGAAGACACGCTGATGGGCTCCGCCGGCGCGGCTGCGGTGGTGGTGCGGACACTGACGCTCGATCGCGCCCGCACCACGCGTGGGGCGTCCGGCTTCCTGCTGTCGACCGACGTGGCCGACTACCTCGTGGCCCAGGGCATTGCGTTCCGGACCGCGCACGAAGTGGTGGGCGGCATGGTCCGCAAGATGCTGGCCGACGGCAAGGAATTCGAGACGCTGACACCCGCGGAGTGGAAGGCGTATCATCCGGCGTTCGGCGACGGCGTGATGAAGGTGGTGACGGCGCAGGCCTCGGTGCGCGCCAAGCGGACGCCGCAGTCCACCAATCCCGACGCCGTGAGCGCGCAGCTCGCCGAGATTCAACAGTGGCTCTCGAGCCGGAAAGCGAAATAG
- the ilvA gene encoding threonine ammonia-lyase, biosynthetic, whose translation MTTDAMLRLILTSRVYDVARATPLDPARRLSQRTGNHVFLKREDQQPIFTYKLRGAYNRMAHLTDAERTRGVIAASAGNHAQGVAFSARHLGTSALIVMPQTTPEIKVNAVRDLGAEVELAGDTYADASARCEALAAATGRVPIPAFDDPLVIAGQGTIGMEILGHGSRDVAAIFVPVGGGGLIAGIASYVKAVRPDIRIVGVEPYEADAMYRSLEAGKRVALDRVGIFADGVAVREVGALTFPIVQAHVDEIVRVTNDEICGAIKDVFDDTRSLMEPAGALSVAGLQSWVARTGTTGQGLVAVLSGANMNFDRLRFVAERADAGEAREALFGVTIPERPGAFHEFCATLGRRVVTEFNYRLSGRDEAHIFVGIATPSRQAAIELAARLEGQGYRTVDLTDDEVATLHIRYMVGGRSADVANERLYRFEFPERPGALMEFLERLGGRWNISLFHYRNHGSDFGRVLAGFEVPADDAEAFAQFLRTLGYFHQREETNRAYDLFLARPGGLSATATHPG comes from the coding sequence ATGACCACCGACGCCATGCTCCGCCTGATCCTGACCAGCCGCGTCTACGACGTGGCCAGGGCGACGCCGCTCGATCCGGCCCGGCGGCTGTCGCAGCGCACCGGCAACCACGTGTTCCTGAAGCGGGAGGACCAGCAGCCCATCTTCACTTACAAGCTGCGCGGCGCCTACAACCGCATGGCGCACTTGACCGACGCCGAGCGCACGCGCGGCGTGATTGCGGCCAGCGCCGGCAACCACGCCCAGGGCGTGGCGTTCTCGGCGCGGCACCTGGGCACCAGCGCGCTGATCGTGATGCCCCAGACCACGCCCGAGATCAAGGTCAACGCGGTGCGCGATCTCGGGGCGGAGGTGGAGCTGGCCGGCGACACCTACGCGGACGCTTCGGCACGCTGCGAGGCACTGGCGGCCGCCACCGGCCGCGTCCCGATCCCCGCTTTCGACGACCCGTTGGTGATCGCCGGACAGGGCACGATCGGCATGGAGATTCTCGGCCACGGCTCGCGCGACGTGGCCGCGATCTTCGTTCCCGTGGGCGGCGGCGGGCTGATCGCCGGCATTGCCAGCTATGTGAAGGCGGTGCGGCCCGACATCAGGATCGTGGGCGTGGAACCGTACGAAGCCGACGCGATGTACCGATCGCTCGAGGCGGGCAAGCGCGTCGCACTGGATCGCGTGGGCATCTTTGCCGACGGGGTCGCGGTCCGCGAAGTCGGCGCGCTCACCTTCCCCATCGTGCAGGCGCATGTCGACGAGATCGTGCGCGTCACCAACGACGAGATCTGCGGCGCCATCAAGGACGTCTTCGACGACACCCGCTCGCTGATGGAGCCCGCCGGGGCGCTGTCGGTGGCCGGCCTGCAATCCTGGGTCGCGCGAACCGGGACCACCGGGCAAGGCTTGGTCGCCGTGTTGAGCGGCGCCAACATGAACTTCGATCGCCTGCGCTTCGTGGCCGAACGGGCCGATGCCGGAGAGGCGCGCGAGGCGCTGTTCGGCGTCACCATTCCGGAGCGGCCGGGCGCCTTCCACGAATTCTGCGCCACGCTCGGCCGGCGGGTCGTCACCGAATTCAATTACCGCCTGAGCGGCCGCGACGAGGCCCACATTTTCGTCGGCATTGCGACGCCGTCACGCCAGGCCGCCATCGAGCTGGCGGCCCGGCTCGAGGGCCAGGGCTATCGCACCGTGGACCTGACGGACGACGAAGTGGCGACGCTGCACATCCGCTACATGGTGGGCGGACGATCGGCCGACGTGGCCAACGAGCGGTTGTATCGCTTCGAGTTTCCCGAGCGCCCGGGCGCGCTGATGGAGTTCCTGGAACGGCTCGGCGGCCGCTGGAACATCAGCCTGTTCCACTACCGCAACCACGGGTCCGACTTCGGCCGCGTGCTCGCCGGCTTCGAGGTGCCCGCGGACGACGCCGAGGCCTTCGCGCAGTTCCTGCGCACACTCGGCTACTTCCATCAACGCGAGGAGACCAACAGGGCGTATGACTTGTTTCTCGCGCGGCCTGGAGGCCTGTCCGCTACTGCCACTCACCCGGGATGA
- a CDS encoding DUF5916 domain-containing protein has protein sequence MMPRLHYARPVGLLLLMLWLALARPAFAQGPARPGEPPVPEKAGKELEAYYVGDRAPRIDGHLDDEIWAQADAIDDMVQNDPDNMTPPTERTLVKVAYDDRSIFVGVVNYMKDPSKVTTALGRRDTNPRSDQIRISFDPRHDHLTAYTFESNPSGVQSDMSWFDDSRSSSDYDAVWEVRTQRTAEGWTAEFRIPFSQMRFSLPDAEAVVWGFNIRRDIVGRAEVDRWVATPRGAQGFVSRFGHLTFAKAPAPPRRLEVQPFLLGRQEHVTDAGYGRDLSGGIDFRMGLGTSTNLSAAVNPDFGQVEQDPAVLNLSVFETFFPEKRPFFIEDSRSLVASYGQMPMFHSRRIGQRPGRFAVPEGETVIERPDATTILGATKVTGKARGWSYGGLTALTDREYAVVESTAAGSDRTVRGERLIEPYTSYNVGRIQKDLGGGSTVGGTGTAVLREQDLDAYTGAIDYTVRWAKNRYNWNGQWATTRAPISGVMQTGFGGVTNLNYSGKHLGMFGRYEYFDRDFRNADLGFFFGRNNKTLINAGFNLGQPDPTRYFRSATLFSNVFTQFNGDRLALDKSLFVGGEIQFLNYWHVFVGTSRTLQTYDDLDTRGGPPIVKPAGWFLNGFVGSDSRKRLRGSVGTNLSGNEAHGWSRGVNADLRYQPVPQLQTTLSAQYNFAEDAAQWITNEDVTGDGEIDHVYGRLHRNVVSVTARSTYAFTRDMTLEVYLQPFVAAGDYTDIRRLARPKSYDFEPAAVSDNPDFNRKSLRSNVVFRWEYKRGSTVYLVWNVSNSDSARPGEFSAFRDLRTGFGAAGTQVFMVKLNYWLGL, from the coding sequence ATGATGCCTCGACTTCATTACGCCCGGCCTGTCGGACTGCTGCTCCTGATGCTCTGGCTGGCCCTCGCCCGTCCTGCATTCGCACAGGGGCCGGCGAGGCCTGGCGAACCGCCGGTTCCCGAGAAGGCCGGGAAAGAACTGGAGGCCTACTACGTGGGCGACCGGGCGCCACGCATCGACGGCCACCTGGACGACGAGATCTGGGCCCAGGCCGACGCCATCGACGACATGGTGCAGAACGACCCCGACAACATGACCCCGCCGACGGAGCGGACGCTCGTCAAGGTGGCGTACGACGACCGCTCGATCTTCGTCGGGGTGGTCAATTACATGAAGGACCCGTCGAAGGTGACGACGGCTCTCGGCCGGCGCGACACCAATCCTCGCAGCGACCAGATCAGGATCAGTTTCGACCCGCGACACGATCACCTCACCGCTTACACCTTCGAATCGAATCCCTCCGGCGTCCAGAGCGACATGAGCTGGTTCGACGACAGCCGTTCGAGCAGCGACTACGACGCGGTGTGGGAGGTGCGCACGCAGCGGACCGCTGAAGGCTGGACCGCCGAATTCCGGATCCCGTTCTCGCAGATGCGCTTCAGCCTGCCCGATGCGGAGGCGGTGGTCTGGGGCTTCAACATCCGCCGCGACATCGTCGGCCGGGCCGAGGTCGATCGGTGGGTGGCGACGCCCCGCGGCGCGCAGGGCTTTGTCTCGCGGTTCGGCCACCTCACATTCGCGAAGGCGCCGGCGCCGCCGCGGCGCCTGGAGGTGCAGCCCTTCCTGCTGGGCCGGCAGGAACACGTCACCGACGCGGGGTATGGCCGCGACTTGTCCGGTGGCATCGATTTCCGGATGGGCCTCGGGACCTCGACCAACCTGTCGGCGGCAGTAAACCCCGACTTCGGCCAGGTGGAGCAGGACCCGGCGGTGCTGAACCTCAGCGTGTTCGAAACCTTCTTCCCGGAGAAGCGCCCGTTCTTCATTGAAGACAGCCGCTCGCTGGTGGCGTCGTATGGCCAGATGCCGATGTTCCACTCCCGCCGCATCGGCCAGCGCCCCGGCCGCTTCGCCGTGCCGGAGGGGGAGACGGTGATCGAGCGGCCCGATGCCACCACCATTCTCGGCGCCACCAAGGTCACGGGGAAGGCGCGGGGCTGGTCGTACGGCGGCCTCACGGCCCTGACCGATCGCGAATACGCCGTCGTGGAATCGACGGCGGCCGGCAGCGACCGCACGGTCCGCGGCGAGCGGCTGATCGAGCCGTACACCTCGTATAACGTCGGCCGCATCCAGAAGGATCTGGGCGGTGGCTCCACGGTGGGCGGGACGGGGACGGCCGTTCTTCGCGAGCAGGATCTCGACGCCTACACCGGCGCCATCGACTACACGGTGCGCTGGGCGAAGAACCGGTACAACTGGAACGGCCAGTGGGCGACGACGCGGGCACCGATCAGCGGCGTCATGCAGACCGGCTTTGGCGGTGTCACCAACCTCAACTACAGCGGCAAGCACCTGGGTATGTTCGGGCGCTACGAATACTTCGATCGCGACTTCCGCAACGCCGACCTGGGGTTCTTCTTCGGGCGGAACAACAAGACGCTGATCAACGCCGGCTTCAACCTCGGCCAGCCCGACCCGACGAGGTACTTCCGCAGCGCCACGTTGTTCTCGAACGTCTTCACCCAGTTCAACGGCGACCGGCTGGCGCTCGACAAGAGCCTGTTCGTCGGGGGAGAGATCCAGTTCCTGAATTACTGGCACGTCTTTGTCGGCACCAGCCGGACACTGCAGACCTACGACGATCTCGACACGCGCGGTGGCCCACCCATCGTCAAACCCGCCGGCTGGTTCCTGAACGGGTTTGTCGGCAGCGATTCGCGCAAGCGGCTGCGAGGGTCGGTCGGCACGAACCTGTCTGGCAACGAGGCGCACGGCTGGAGCCGCGGTGTCAACGCCGACCTTCGCTACCAGCCGGTGCCGCAACTGCAGACGACGCTCAGCGCCCAATACAACTTCGCGGAGGACGCCGCGCAATGGATCACGAACGAGGACGTGACCGGCGACGGCGAGATCGACCACGTCTATGGCCGCCTGCACCGCAACGTGGTCAGCGTGACGGCCCGCTCGACCTACGCGTTCACGCGCGACATGACCCTCGAGGTCTACCTGCAGCCGTTCGTCGCCGCCGGTGACTACACCGACATCCGCCGGCTGGCCCGGCCCAAGTCGTACGACTTCGAGCCGGCGGCCGTGAGCGACAATCCTGACTTCAACCGCAAGTCACTGCGCAGCAACGTGGTGTTCCGCTGGGAATACAAGCGGGGCAGCACGGTGTATCTGGTTTGGAACGTCTCCAACAGCGACAGCGCCCGGCCGGGGGAGTTCTCCGCGTTCCGCGACCTGCGCACCGGCTTCGGCGCCGCCGGCACGCAAGTCTTCATGGTCAAGTTGAACTACTGGCTCGGGCTTTAG